Proteins encoded in a region of the Anoxybacillus amylolyticus genome:
- a CDS encoding MIP/aquaporin family protein, translating into MTPFVAEVVGTALLIIFGGGVCAGVSLKKSFAQNSGWIVITMGWGMAVAIAVYAVGKFSGAHLNPAVTLALAFNGDFPWANVPKYIVAQFLGAIIGATVVFLHYLPHWKETEDPGVKLGVFSTGPAIPNTFANLLSEIIGTFILVVGILAIGANKFTDGLNPFIVGFLIVGIGLSLGGTTGYAINPARDLGPRIAHFLLPIPGKGSSNWSYAWIPVIGPVLGGSFGGLFYKAVFLGQMTAIFWYVLTALVIVLAIAFIQQGKAAYKTSKKTFM; encoded by the coding sequence ATGACACCATTTGTTGCCGAGGTTGTCGGCACCGCATTGCTTATCATTTTTGGGGGTGGAGTTTGCGCGGGGGTGAGTTTGAAAAAATCGTTCGCGCAAAATTCCGGTTGGATCGTCATTACGATGGGATGGGGAATGGCAGTTGCAATCGCTGTTTATGCGGTTGGAAAGTTCAGTGGTGCCCATTTAAATCCGGCTGTTACGCTGGCACTTGCGTTTAACGGTGACTTTCCATGGGCGAATGTACCGAAGTATATTGTAGCCCAATTTCTTGGAGCGATAATTGGAGCAACCGTAGTATTTCTTCACTACTTACCGCACTGGAAAGAAACAGAGGATCCTGGGGTGAAACTCGGTGTGTTTTCAACAGGTCCAGCCATCCCTAATACGTTTGCCAATTTGTTAAGTGAAATCATCGGTACTTTTATCCTTGTTGTAGGAATTTTAGCAATTGGCGCCAATAAGTTTACTGATGGACTCAATCCATTTATTGTTGGATTTCTCATTGTTGGTATCGGCTTGTCGCTTGGGGGAACGACTGGTTATGCCATTAACCCGGCTCGTGATCTAGGTCCGCGTATTGCTCATTTCTTGTTGCCGATTCCGGGAAAAGGTTCTTCGAATTGGTCGTATGCATGGATTCCGGTTATAGGTCCGGTGCTTGGCGGCTCGTTCGGTGGATTATTTTACAAAGCGGTTTTTTTAGGACAAATGACTGCAATATTTTGGTATGTGCTTACTGCACTTGTCATTGTGTTAGCAATTGCCTTTATCCAACAAGGAAAGGCTGCCTATAAAACATCCAAAAAAACGTTCATGTAA
- a CDS encoding sporulation protein, producing MLLRKMMSKLGVGSAYVDLRLNKHVLQPGDVMEGELYIRGGTVDQKIERLDVAFVCKTVRNGKEEDTVIATIPVMGEFIIKEEETKVLPFRYRLPEEIVPSQPGVSYRFITRLHIEDAIDTLDFDYIRIVPKEKKFKNLY from the coding sequence ATGTTGTTGCGAAAAATGATGTCAAAATTAGGTGTCGGTTCGGCCTATGTCGACTTACGTTTAAATAAACATGTATTACAGCCGGGAGATGTGATGGAAGGAGAGCTTTATATTCGCGGCGGAACGGTCGACCAGAAAATTGAAAGGCTTGATGTGGCGTTCGTTTGCAAAACGGTGCGCAATGGGAAAGAAGAAGATACCGTGATTGCGACAATTCCAGTGATGGGGGAATTTATAATCAAAGAAGAGGAGACGAAAGTATTGCCGTTTCGTTACCGTCTTCCAGAGGAAATAGTGCCGTCACAGCCGGGTGTTTCGTATCGGTTTATTACTCGCTTGCATATTGAAGACGCCATCGATACGCTCGATTTTGACTATATTCGAATTGTGCCAAAAGAGAAAAAATTTAAGAATTTATATTGA
- the cspD gene encoding cold-shock protein CspD, with protein sequence MQNGKVKWFNNEKGYGFIEVEGGADVFVHFTAIQGEGYKTLEEGQEVSFEIVQGNRGPQAANVVKL encoded by the coding sequence ATGCAAAACGGTAAAGTAAAATGGTTTAACAATGAAAAAGGCTATGGGTTCATCGAAGTAGAAGGCGGAGCGGACGTATTCGTTCACTTCACAGCAATTCAAGGTGAAGGTTATAAAACGTTAGAAGAAGGTCAAGAAGTTTCTTTTGAAATTGTTCAAGGAAACCGCGGACCACAAGCGGCGAACGTCGTAAAATTATAA
- the glpK gene encoding glycerol kinase GlpK encodes MEQYILALDQGTTSSRAILFNRKGEIVHVAQKEFTQHFPKPGWVEHDANEIWGSILAVIAGVLSEAVVKPEQIAAIGITNQRETTVVWDKHTGLPVYNAIVWQSRQTAGICEQLKQQGYDELFRAKTGLLIDAYFSGTKVKWILDNVEGAREKAEKGDLLFGTIDTWLIWKLSGGKAHVTDYSNASRTLLFNIHERKWDDEILAILDIPKSMLPEVRPSSEIYAKTVPYHFFGQEVPIAGAAGDQQAALFGQACFEEGMAKNTYGTGCFMLMNTGEKAVQSQHGLLTTIAWGIDGKVEYALEGSIFVAGSAIQWLRDGLRMIKQAQDSEAYAEKVHSTDGVYVVPAFVGLGTPYWDSDVRGAVFGLTRGTTKEHFIRATLESLAYQTKDVLTAMEADSGISLKTLRVDGGAVKNNFLMQFQSDILGVPVERPVINETTALGAAYLAGLAVGYWKDRSEISIQWQLERAFEPQMPSNQQSALYEGWKKAVKAAMAFK; translated from the coding sequence ATGGAGCAATATATTCTTGCGTTAGATCAAGGGACGACGAGTTCACGGGCGATTTTGTTTAACCGAAAAGGAGAGATTGTGCATGTTGCGCAAAAAGAATTTACGCAACATTTTCCAAAACCAGGTTGGGTGGAGCATGATGCGAATGAAATTTGGGGTTCGATTTTAGCGGTTATTGCCGGAGTGTTGTCAGAGGCTGTGGTAAAACCAGAGCAAATCGCTGCTATTGGTATTACGAATCAACGCGAAACGACCGTTGTTTGGGATAAACATACTGGCTTGCCGGTTTATAACGCCATTGTTTGGCAATCTCGGCAAACGGCTGGCATTTGCGAGCAGTTGAAGCAACAAGGCTATGATGAGCTATTCCGTGCCAAAACAGGCTTATTAATTGACGCTTATTTCTCGGGAACGAAAGTGAAATGGATTTTAGACAACGTCGAAGGAGCGCGGGAGAAAGCGGAAAAAGGGGATTTATTGTTCGGAACGATTGATACGTGGCTCATTTGGAAACTCTCTGGCGGAAAAGCCCATGTCACGGACTACTCCAATGCGTCGCGAACACTTTTATTTAACATTCATGAACGAAAATGGGACGACGAAATTCTTGCTATTTTAGACATTCCGAAATCGATGCTTCCAGAAGTGCGCCCATCTTCGGAAATATACGCTAAAACGGTTCCGTACCATTTCTTTGGTCAAGAAGTTCCAATTGCCGGAGCGGCAGGCGACCAACAAGCAGCGCTGTTCGGTCAAGCGTGTTTTGAAGAAGGAATGGCAAAAAATACGTACGGTACGGGCTGCTTCATGTTAATGAACACAGGCGAAAAAGCCGTACAATCGCAGCATGGCTTATTGACAACGATTGCATGGGGCATTGACGGAAAAGTCGAATATGCGTTAGAAGGCAGTATTTTCGTCGCTGGCTCAGCCATTCAATGGCTACGTGACGGCTTGCGTATGATTAAGCAAGCGCAAGATAGCGAAGCGTATGCAGAAAAAGTCCATTCGACGGACGGCGTATACGTCGTTCCAGCTTTTGTCGGTTTAGGAACGCCATATTGGGATAGCGATGTACGTGGTGCCGTGTTCGGTCTCACGCGGGGTACAACAAAAGAACACTTTATCCGTGCGACATTAGAATCGCTCGCTTATCAAACGAAAGATGTGCTCACCGCCATGGAAGCGGACTCCGGCATTTCGTTAAAAACGTTGCGTGTCGATGGCGGCGCGGTGAAAAATAATTTCCTTATGCAATTTCAAAGCGACATTCTCGGTGTGCCGGTTGAGCGCCCAGTCATTAACGAAACAACTGCGCTTGGCGCTGCCTATTTAGCCGGGCTTGCCGTCGGTTACTGGAAAGACCGCTCAGAAATTTCCATTCAATGGCAATTAGAGCGTGCGTTTGAACCACAAATGCCGAGCAACCAACAATCGGCTTTATATGAAGGCTGGAAAAAAGCCGTCAAAGCCGCAATGGCATTCAAATAA
- a CDS encoding zinc-finger domain-containing protein, giving the protein MSKEEKLLKRKEILEKLNDLHHSYCEGCFLKTTFRKEVGKTYAQSFCITQCTVGEKIKGYGEMLLAVSR; this is encoded by the coding sequence ATGAGTAAAGAAGAAAAGCTTTTGAAACGAAAAGAAATACTCGAAAAACTAAATGATCTCCATCATTCGTATTGCGAAGGGTGTTTTCTAAAAACTACGTTTCGCAAAGAAGTTGGAAAAACGTACGCACAATCATTTTGTATTACGCAGTGTACGGTTGGGGAAAAGATAAAAGGATACGGAGAAATGTTATTGGCGGTTTCGCGATAA
- a CDS encoding DUF2564 family protein, whose protein sequence is MELHTGYNDLKQLDMFVETAQKMVGTATMSLDHDMLEGAKQAIANAYDQLARIRSKQTGVDDSFLAKCEQRLRQAEHQLNEAMQ, encoded by the coding sequence ATGGAACTTCACACTGGCTACAATGATCTGAAACAGCTTGACATGTTTGTTGAAACAGCGCAAAAAATGGTCGGCACGGCAACGATGAGCCTCGACCACGACATGCTAGAAGGCGCCAAACAAGCAATCGCCAACGCGTACGACCAACTAGCGCGCATTCGAAGCAAGCAAACGGGCGTCGATGACTCATTCCTCGCTAAATGCGAACAACGATTGCGACAAGCTGAGCATCAACTAAACGAGGCGATGCAATAA